The window tgtttactttcattgtaattttttaaaatatgcaatttCCATACAGATGAAAAAATGCAGACAGAAATTTTACACCGAGCTCAGACTGCTCATTTAATTTCTCTCCATTAGAGTGATGTTAAATGCAGAATGtggattcatttttctttctttagatGTTGGGTGGAAAGGAATATTGGGGACGCTCATTACGCTGAAattatagcaaaaaaaaaaaaaacaagaaataaaaagaatatttcCATTGATCTATGTTTTGGAGATCCTTAATTAAATGTAACATATAATTAAAGTGTGTTGCTATTTGTTCACAGTTCAATTATAAATATGTATTAACCTGAAATTTGACTGGGACATCTGGGTCAAAAAACAGaaatttaacttaaaaaaatatatatattattttgtgtTCATGTTAGAAGGAAGACCACAAATAGTAATGTTTTCATAATTGGAATTTTATTAacttcaaagaaaacaaaactattttccTGGGGATAGAAAGGCACAAATTGCAAGGAATGCCAGTTTCATTTTTCGACAAATCTGATCTGTCATATGAAAATGTAACTGTAAGAAACATGTACCCAATTTTCAATGGCAATACAATTGCTTGCAAACTTGAATTTGAGccataattaatttttttttttaaatgatggccTTTCTTTATGCCTACAATGGCATCTGAGTTTCCCAGTACACATCTTGTCCCGGCTCCTCCTCGAACGTCACTTTAGCGTCGTCAGCATccaacttgaaaataaaaatatagaataaaataaaataaaataaaataaaagatgtaAAAGAGGCGTGAGACATTCACATGCGCGGGTCGAAATATAACGAAAAGCCACTTACACACTTCATCTCCAACTCGGTGAAGAGACGCCCGGTCATGACCATGCGCAACGGGatggtgaggatgaggatgaacgGAAGCGCGAGGGACGCCGGACTGGACTTGATAATCCACAGAAGTGCGAGGCACACGATCTGGATGGCGGTGAAGACGTGCATTCTTGCGGTGCTCACCTGCCACCaaagtctaacgttagaacccGTCCCCAAAATCCCACGCAACGGGCGACTCTTACTTTGGTGGCGTAAGGCTCGTTGGGGTGGTACTTCTtggggatgaggaggaggagcatgCGATCCCACAACTGGATGCCGTTTAGCGACGTGACGCCCATGTAGAGGAAAATGCCGAACAAGGCCGCCATGGGGATCAACTTCAAGATGGGCTCCATCAGAATGGACAGACCTTGGAGCAAACCAGCAGTGAAGATTCCGCTTagcaccattcatccatccagccgttttctttgccgcctatcctcacgagggtcgcggggaactgtcaacgggcaggaggcggggtacaccctgaactggtcgctagccaatcgcagggcacatggagacaaacaccagtcgcactcacaatgacactgaggggcaatttagagcaggggcgtcaaagtcatttttttgtcgtgggccacgttgtagttcccggtttcccctcagagggctgttatgactgtgaaaccataaaaatcgtttatcgcctcatcatattgacacgtgaaatttatgaattacttaatcagaatcagaaatcaagggtaatggtttttttctactattgttgatgtttggtaacgtaaAAACGCTTGGATTACCTCCACgatatgatttatgatatgacaatttgaaattttggtacagatttgaacaagaatcatttgccttcgggggccacataaaTCGTGCGGCGGGcgggatctggcccccgggcctcgagtttgacacctgtgatttggagtgctcaattaatgttgcgtgtttctgggatgtgggaggaaactggagtgcccggaggaaaacccacgcaggcacggggagaacatgcaaactccacacaggcggggccgggatcaaacccgggtcctcagaactgtgaggccgacgctttactgGCTGAGGTGCCCGTGAAATTCCGGGCGTCAGAAAGGGACAGAAGCCACTCACCAACCAAGAGCGCCACGACGATGCCGCTGACTCTCTGCTCCAGGACTTTCTCGATCACGGGTTTGGTCCCCTTGCTCATGACGGTGAGCGCGTTGGCGTGAGTGACGGAGCGCACCGTGGCGGCGCTGAGCCACGGCACGCCGAAGATGGCGCCGATGCCGCCCATGCCCACCAAGATCAGAAGGTCAAAGTGGAAGCCGGAGCCTTTGGCCATCTTCCTCTCGGGTTTGCTCACGATCAAGCTGGAGAGGGAAAAGATGGACGATGTTCATCGGGATCTTTTTCCGGCGGGGTGTGGTAAGACCCACGTTGTGATTTGAGACTCCAAGAAGATGAGGATGAAGACCAGCAAGGCCGGAATGCAGCACGCGAACATCATCCACACGGGGAAGCGTGCGTGCTCGCCAAACGGGTTGATGAGCCAGCCTCTTTTGGATGGATTGGACACCATCAGACCTTTTGGAACCACCAGTTTCTACAGATACAATTGAGTTTGTTTTTCCACCGGAAACCAAACGGCCCGACATTTTGTACTCGTTGACCGGGCGACCGCGGAAAAACGCCGAGATCCGCCCCGACCTGAGTGTAGGTGTCGCCGATGCTGTAGTCCACGACAATCATGAGGAAAATGGCAATGGGCACGCCAAAGTCACCCAACAAACGTCTGACCTGTCAGAGCAAAACAAATACGGTGACTATTAGAaacattatacagtgaagaaaattagtatttgaacacctgagaaaaccaatgttaacatttggtacagtagcctttgtttacaattacatttgcacacactgcaggagggattttggcccactcctccagacagatcttctctagatcagacaggtttctgggctgtcgctgagaaacacagagttttctactgggtttaggtctggagactggctcggcgatgccagaacctcgatatgcttcttacggagccactccttggttttcctggctatgtgcttcgggtcattgtcgtgttaaaagacccagccacgacccatcttcaatgctctgactgacggaaagaggttgttccccaaaatctcacaatacatggcgaTGGTtgccctgtcccatgtgcataaaaacacccgcaaagcatgatgctaccacccccccgtgcttcacagtagggatggtgttcttgggatggaactcatcattcgtcttcctccaaacacggttagtggaattatgaccgaaaagttccattttggtctcatctgaacacATAACTTTCTGCCATGACGtgtctgcatcatccaaatggtcattggcaaagttaagacgggggccttgacatttgctggtttaagcatTGGAGCCTTccgtcccatgcatgatttcaaaccatgacgtcttagtgtattaccaacagtcacctttgaaatggaaattctagctgatagacaggtgttgaaatacttatttgcagctgtatcacacaaataaattgttaaaaaaaaaaaatcacactgtgatttcttgttttttctttttagatcatctctctcacagtggacatgcacctacgatgaaaatttcagacccctccatgaattctaagtggaagaaagatgttcaaatactcattttcttcactgtatattttattgtatgcagataaaaaaataaaaaaaaaataaaaaaaaaggggggggggggctactcaCTTTCCCAGGCAGAAAGGTGCCGTTCTTGAACTGGCGCAGGAAATACGCAATAAAGAAACAGCCGAGCATGAGGCACATGGAGAGCAGTGCCGTGTTCGGGTAAGGTGGCGTTAAAGTGTGGACGAGAACGGTCGTGTTGCCCGTCACGTTGTCGAAGATGACCGTCTGTTCCACTCTTGGGCGCCACGGGTTTTCTACAGATGAATTCAGATGATCGTAATTCAAAATCAGTGGATGAGCCTTGAAGATCTGGAGAGGTGGGAGAGTTGTGGTATCCTGATGGACTGCGCCACATTTCAGACCGAGGAATCGCGCGGCGGAGGCGGCCGACGTTTACCCTCGCGAGCTTGGCGAAGGTTTCGTAGATGAAGATGACGGAGATGAGGATGGAGAAGATCTCCTGGGTGAAGCGGGAAATGAACCGCACCAGGAAGCTTCCCTCGCACGCCACGATGATCACCACGATCACCACTAGCCACAAGCCCACCCACACTCGCCCGACGATGTACTCGATCTCCTGGGACTTGCAGAACTGTGGCAAGAAGACATGAGTGCCGGCGCTGGGAAAAACCGTGTAtacatatttcttaaattattttaatatataaagtatttaaattatacatgcccttctactatgcagtttattatcaggaaaagctaaaaaaaaatgctttaaaaagcgtattttttttaaggcttggaacgcattattttttttttccattcattgtaaagggaaacatcgattcagttttcgaacaaatcacttctcgaaccgttttccggAATGGATTgcggtcaagaaccgaggcatcactgtagtaCTTGTTTTCGTATTTTAGCATCTACTTTGGTAACTATGACTCAAGAACCTACATATGCGAAGTTCTACAGGTcatctagtttatttttatttctttactcACGGCATAGAAGGCCTCCTCAAACACTAACAAGGGCCCAGAGAACCCAATTACGAGCACAGGCTGGGCCGCGACGAAGCAGAAGATAATCCCCTGGATGCTCGTAGAAATGAGAAGCTCCGGGACGCCCATCATGTCCTCCACTTTGTCCGCTAAACGGGGAAATCCGATAGTTGAGCGCCAGCGTCTCATCTGTTCGTAGCGGAATCGCATACACACCTAGGAGGCCCCCGAAGGTGATGGCGGGGGAGAGAGCCGCGAAGTAGATGAAGATGATGGCGGCGAGGACCTGAGCGTTGAGTGCATCGGTAATGTCGCTCTTGTAGTACTGGTACCGTCTCCTAACGTCCCGTATC of the Syngnathoides biaculeatus isolate LvHL_M chromosome 22, ASM1980259v1, whole genome shotgun sequence genome contains:
- the slc4a1b gene encoding solute carrier family 4 member 1b (Diego blood group) isoform X2, which produces MVKDHNEQTYWQETGRWAAHEESFDPESGVWASSHVSYLTFKSLVQLRRSMNTGVMLFDCAEKTWAAIAEKIVAEMLKQKQIRPGDQEGVMKCLLHDRSQQADPESQALTDGADLRRFSVKERRDESDRVEASMVLVGALDFLEKPAVVFVRLKEAAALDSALEAPEPLRFVLVLIGPSNADTDYHESGRAMAALMADKVFNQAASRAKSLRNLTDAVGDFMDCSIVIPPTEIQNEATLTSIIDFQKKLLKDRDHSSETVLESKAGQISFCTTLPPEDPLARTGRPFGGMIRDVRRRYQYYKSDITDALNAQVLAAIIFIYFAALSPAITFGGLLADKVEDMMGVPELLISTSIQGIIFCFVAAQPVLVIGFSGPLLVFEEAFYAFCKSQEIEYIVGRVWVGLWLVVIVVIIVACEGSFLVRFISRFTQEIFSILISVIFIYETFAKLARIFKAHPLILNYDHLNSSVENPWRPRVEQTVIFDNVTGNTTVLVHTLTPPYPNTALLSMCLMLGCFFIAYFLRQFKNGTFLPGKVRRLLGDFGVPIAIFLMIVVDYSIGDTYTQKLVVPKGLMVSNPSKRGWLINPFGEHARFPVWMMFACCIPALLVFILIFLESQITTLIVSKPERKMAKGSGFHFDLLILVGMGGIGAIFGVPWLSAATVRSVTHANALTVMSKGTKPVIEKVLEQRVSGIVVALLVGLSILMEPILKLIPMAALFGIFLYMGVTSLNGIQLWDRMLLLLIPKKYHPNEPYATKVSTARMHVFTAIQIVCLALLWIIKSSPASLALPFILILTIPLRMVMTGRLFTELEMKCLDADDAKVTFEEEPGQDVYWETQMPL
- the slc4a1b gene encoding solute carrier family 4 member 1b (Diego blood group) isoform X1; this encodes MPVCCARRVSPAQGKMVKDHNEQTYWQETGRWAAHEESFDPESGVWASSHVSYLTFKSLVQLRRSMNTGVMLFDCAEKTWAAIAEKIVAEMLKQKQIRPGDQEGVMKCLLHDRSQQADPESQALTDGADLRRFSVKERRDESDRVEASMVLVGALDFLEKPAVVFVRLKEAAALDSALEAPEPLRFVLVLIGPSNADTDYHESGRAMAALMADKVFNQAASRAKSLRNLTDAVGDFMDCSIVIPPTEIQNEATLTSIIDFQKKLLKDRDHSSETVLESKAGQISFCTTLPPEDPLARTGRPFGGMIRDVRRRYQYYKSDITDALNAQVLAAIIFIYFAALSPAITFGGLLADKVEDMMGVPELLISTSIQGIIFCFVAAQPVLVIGFSGPLLVFEEAFYAFCKSQEIEYIVGRVWVGLWLVVIVVIIVACEGSFLVRFISRFTQEIFSILISVIFIYETFAKLARIFKAHPLILNYDHLNSSVENPWRPRVEQTVIFDNVTGNTTVLVHTLTPPYPNTALLSMCLMLGCFFIAYFLRQFKNGTFLPGKVRRLLGDFGVPIAIFLMIVVDYSIGDTYTQKLVVPKGLMVSNPSKRGWLINPFGEHARFPVWMMFACCIPALLVFILIFLESQITTLIVSKPERKMAKGSGFHFDLLILVGMGGIGAIFGVPWLSAATVRSVTHANALTVMSKGTKPVIEKVLEQRVSGIVVALLVGLSILMEPILKLIPMAALFGIFLYMGVTSLNGIQLWDRMLLLLIPKKYHPNEPYATKVSTARMHVFTAIQIVCLALLWIIKSSPASLALPFILILTIPLRMVMTGRLFTELEMKCLDADDAKVTFEEEPGQDVYWETQMPL